A portion of the Oncorhynchus gorbuscha isolate QuinsamMale2020 ecotype Even-year linkage group LG19, OgorEven_v1.0, whole genome shotgun sequence genome contains these proteins:
- the LOC124004861 gene encoding hepcidin-like, translating to MKAFSVAVAVVLVLACMFILESTTVPFSELVLTEEVGSIDSPVGEHQQPGGESMCLPEHFRFKRQSHLSLCRWCCNCCHNKGCGFCCKF from the exons ATGAAGGCCTTCAGTGTTGCAGTTGCAGTGGTACTCGTCCTTGCATGTATGTTCATCCTTGAAAGCACCACTGTTCCTTTCTCCGAGTTA GTGCTAACGGAGGAGGTTGGAAGCATTGACAGTCCAGTTGGGGAACATCAACAGCCGGGCGGCGAGTCCATGTGTCTGCCG GAGCATTTCAGGTTCAAGCGTCAGAGCCACCTCTCCCTGTGCCGTTGGTGCTGCAACTGCTGTCACAACAAGGGCTGTGGCTTCTGCTGCAAATTCTGA